CTGGTGCCGGCGGCGTACCTCGCCGCGAAGCGCCGGGCGGAAGCCGCGATCCTCGCCGCCCGCCCGCGGCCGGTGGTCTTCCGCCCGGGGTTCGTCTACGGCCCCGGGCGCCCGATCACCTACCCCGCCGCGGCGCTGGTGCGGCTGGGGATGCTGCTCCCCGGCCTGGGCCGCCTCGCCCGGCGCGCGCGGCCGATCCACGTGGCCGCCGCGGCGCGGGCGGCGCTCCGGGCGGCGGCGGACCCGGCCGTGCGCGGGGTGCAGGACGCGGACGCCGTCGTGCGGCTCGGAAGCTGAACGCCCGCCCCCGCCGGATCAGGGTGCCGGCGCGGGGGCCGCGACGGAGGCGGGCAGGGTCGCGAGGTAGTCGAGCCCCGTGATGCTGGGCAGGAACACGTAGGCGCCGCCGCGGGTGTTGATCATCCGCGAAAAGCCGGTGACCATCAGGTTTTGCGGCTCGGCGGGCAGCGTGAACGAGCTGCTGCTGGGCGGGTCGTTCACCCCCAGGAAAACGTCCTCGCCGCTGATGTTGTTCACCGCGTTCCCCGGGGGCTGCCCGCCCGGCGCCTTGGCCGACTTCACGAAGGTGGAGGTGAGCGCCCACTGGCCCTGGATGAACTGGAACTGGTTGAACACGCTGGCGTTGATGAAGTAGCCGATGAGCCCGCGCGGCGCGTCCACGGGATTCGCCGGATCGTACGCGGGGCCGTACGGCATGGCGCGGCGCGTGATGCGGTGGTGGGTGGAGTCGGTGCCGACCACCGCCTCGTCGCGCGGGTTGGTGCGCCGGATGTGCGAGCCGATCGGGCAGCGCAGCCCCAGCGTGTCGTCCTGGGCGGGGTCCGTCGTGTTCACGTAGGTGAAGGCGTTCAGCTGGTCGGTGGGCAGCACCTCGCCCGGCGCATCGGGCTCGAGCACCAGGGGGTTCCCGTTGCGCCACCGGCCGCACACCTTGGCGGCCAGCATCTCCGGGTCCACGCCCGCCGGAGCGAAGTCCCGCAGAAACCGCTCGAACCCCACCACGTCCTGCTCCAGGATGCGGAACGCCGCGTAGCTGCTGTTGGTGGAGAGCTGCGCGGGCTGCACGCTGTACGTGCCCCCGGACGCGTTGGCGTAGCCCAGCAGGAACTCGCCCGTGGGCACCGGCGGCTGGTCGTCGGGGATGTCGTGCTTGCGCGGCGGCGCGCCGATCACCGTGGGCTGCGCGATGTTGTCGCGGTAGTCGAAGTGCACGCGGTTGTCGGGGAGCGCCGTGGCGTCGTGGAAGAGCAGCTCCTTCATCCCCGCCGCGAACGCCGCCCGCAGCCGGGCGGTGACCTTCTCGAGCACCGCCGGGTCCTTGTGCACCCACAGGCTGAGCACCACGTGCGCGTTCCGCCACGTCTCGATGCCGCCCAGCCAGTTGGCCGGGTCGCTGGTGCCCGTGTCGCCCACCACGCCGGCCACCGCGCTGCTGGTGGCGCCGGCCTGGAAGGCGGGGTCGAAGCTCTGGAGCTGGGTGGGCGAGACGCCCAGCGCCGCCAGCCCCGGCGCGGTGAAGCCGATGTTGACGAAGCACTCCGGCTTGCTGGTCCAGCGCGCCGCCGTGGTGATGCGGGGAACGCCGCCGGTGCCGTTCACCAGGTTGCCGACGAAGGCGCCCGCGGCCACGGCGTCGGTGATCTGCAGGATGAAGTGCCGGGCCAGGTCCACTCGGTAGCCGCGCAGGATGGTGCCCTGCACGTCGGCGTAGTCGATCTCGGGTGTCGCCATGGAGGGAGGGGGGCGGTGGAGAGGAGGGGAGCGCGCGCCGGGTGCGCGCGCTCCCGTTCGCCGGCTCAGCCGACGGCGGCCAGGATCTGCTGCACCGTCTGCGTGTAGGCCTGGAACATCCCCTCGTTGGGCTGGTGCTGCGAGGCGTCGTTCTGGGCGATGAAGGCCGTGAACGCGGCCACGTTGTTGGCCACGGGGATCAGCGCCGGGCCGCCCACCACGTACTGCAGCAGCGCGTCGAACACGGTGCCCACCTGCGCCACGAAGTCGCCGATGTAGGCGTCGAAGCTGCCGTCGTACTCCGTGATCACGCAGATCACGAACGGCCCCGTGGACTGCGCGTTGGGCTGCAGGTTGGCCACCGAGGTGTCCAGGTACAGCGTGCGGGCGTAGTGCACCGTGCCGATGGACTGCAGTGCCGCGTCCAGCTGCGGCTGGTACTGCGCCAGCGTCTGGGCGACGGTGACCGGGCTGGTGCCCGGGATCACGGGCATGACGAGGGTGAGCGGACTGGCCATGGAAGGGATCTCCGGAACTGGAGGGATGAAGGGACCGCGGGAAAGACCGGGAACGTGCCCATGCAGCGGAATCTGCTACCGGACCGGGTGACAGAATACCGCACGGGGTGCACGGGGTCAACCTTTTCAGGACACAACCTTGCCGAGCGATTCTCGCCCGCCTCCACGTACCCCCCTCGCCCCTCTCCCAGGGGCCCTCAGCGCCGCGTCGATCCGCCCGGCCTGCGCGCGGAAGGAGCGCAGGGCCGACGGAGGCGGGCGCGGCGACGGGTGTCGCCAGCTCCTCCGCACGATGCTCGGCCGTAGGCTCGACCGGGACGTACTGCGCGCGCGGTGAGGACATCATGCGCCGATTGCAGGCGTGCGTGGTGCCGAGGGTGTCGTCGACGGGCCCGGGCGGCTGGCACCTGCCCGGCGGCGGCGGGGTGCAGGACGCGGACGCCGTCGAGCTCCCCGGGGCCGAAAACAGATAGATTCACGCAGAGCAGCAGAGTAAGCAGAGACGAGCGAAGTTTCTGCCGATTCCGCTGCTCTGCGTGAGACCAAAGATCCTGCGACTCGCCCCGCGACGCGCGCACCCCGCCCCGCGTCCACGCCGCCCGGCACCCGGACGTTTCCGGGTCATGCGTCCGCTCACTATCTTCCTCCCGTAGAAGCGGATCGGCCATTCCTTTTGCGTCCTCCGTGCACGTCCGCCGGGGGCGCGGCGGGAGCACTTGCGGCGCGGGGCGGGAGCCGGTTATCATCGCTCTTCGCCGTGCATTTTCGGTCAAGCCGACGACAGCGGACGAAAGCCGGCCCCGGGCCAGCGGCAGCGGCGCGCGGGGACGGGATTTCGTCGCCTCTTCCGCTTCGGCCGGAGCCGCGCCGCCCCGGCCCGCTGTCCCTTTCCGCCGCTTTCGACCCCGTTCTCCCCGAGAGCCGCAGTCCCATGAGCGAACCCTGGCAGGACGACTCCCCCGAGCCCGGCGCCGGGCAGGCCGGCGCGCGCTTCGTCTGCCGCGTCTCCGGCGCGCCCGCCGACCCGGTCGACGAGCTGCGCGCCGCGCGGACGCTGGAGCTGCTGGCGCGCCTGGCCGAGGTGGAGGACCGGCTGCACGAGCGGCGCGAGACCGTCTCGCAGCTCCTCTTCGAGGCCATCGGCGCGGCCACGGAGAAGCCGCTGCGCAACAGGCTCATCACGCTCAAGCGCGAGCTGTACAACCTGCGCCCCCTCTCGCGCGAGAAGACCGACGAGGCGCTCGCGCTCCTCCCCGCCGACGCGTCGTCCGAGGTGGGCGCGTTCGCGGCGGACCTGGCCGAGCGCGGGCGGATCGACGCGGAGCTGCGCGAGACGTACGCCCGCGAGGCGGCGGAGCTGCGCGGGCGCTTCCGCTCGCTCCTGGACGACGCCGACTTCCGCAAGGGGCTGATGATCTCCAGCCGCTCGCTCTACGCCTCGCTCCCGCGCTACCGGGAGGCGAAGGGCGAGCTCTCGGGGAAGGACGAGAAGACGGAGCGGGGGCTGCTGCGCTACTACACGCGCATGGCGATGAAGGCCACGCCCTTCTCCACCTTCTGCGCCATCATCTCCGGCACCTTCACCGAGCCCGACGGCGGCGGCGCGCTGCTGCGCTTCGAGGGCGACCCGCGCGAGAAGACGAGCTACGTCCGCATCAACAAGCTCCTCTACGGGATCCTGCTGGACCACCTGAAGGAGCGCCAGGCGGTGCGCCACGCGCTGCAGGTGGAGCTGAACCCCACGCTGCGCGAGGAGAAGGGGCGGCTGGTGTACCTCACCGCCATCCAGAGCCGCGAGGTGTTCCAGCGGATGGCCAACAACGAGGTGCTGGAGCTGATCATCAACTCGTTCCGCGGGCTGGGCAAGCCCACCCTGGGCGAGCTGATCGGCGCGCTCGCTTCCGACCCGCAGATCGAGGCGAGCCCCGAGGAGGCGGAAGCGTACCTGGACAAGCTGATCGAGATCGGCTTCCTGCGCTTCCACACCGGGATCCGCGAGCAGGACGCCGACTGGGACCACCCCTTCCGCGCGCTGCTGGGGCGGATCGACGACGACCACGCCCGCCAGTCGGCCGAGCTGCTGGTGAAGGTGCGCGAGGCCACCGAGGCGTACGCCACGGCGGGGGTGGAGGAGCGCGCGCGGCTGATCGAGGAGATGCACGCGCTGATCAACGCCGCCATCGAGGCGATGGAGATCAAGGGGCGGCTCAGGCGCGACATGCCGTTCTACGAGGACGCCACCTCGCCGGCGCGCGCGGCGGTGCCGCTCACCGAGGGCGTCCGCCGCACGCTGGGGCTCTTCCAGGAGTGGGCGCGGCTCACCTCGCGCGTGGCGTGGCCGCGCGGCGAGCAGGCCACCATGCGGCACTTCTTCGACACCTACTACGGCGAGGCGAAGTCCGTCCCCCTGCTGGTGTTCTACGAGGACTTCTACCGCGAGCACTTCAAGGCGCACGTGGAGAAGGAGGCCAAGCTGCGCGCGGGGGTCGACCGCGAGCAGCTGCAGGGCTACAACGTGGGCAACCCCTTCGAGCTGGACTTCATCAAGCGCCTGGGCGAGGCGCGCGACCGGCTGGGGGAGACGATCCGCGAGCGCTGGAAGGCCGACCCCGGGGCCGAGGAGATCACGATCGCCGCGGCCGACGTGGAGCGCGCGCTGGAGGGGGTGGAGACCACCTCGGGCGTGGTGCGGTCGATGGGCTCCTTCGTCACCCTCTCGCCCGGCGCCGACGGGGGCGATCCCGTGATGGTGCTGCAGGGGGGGAGCTACACGGCGGGGTACGGGAAGTACTTCTCGCGCTTCCTGTACATGCTCCCCGACGAGATGCAGGAGCAGGTGCGGCGCGAGAACGCGGCGCTGACGGGCGAGTACCTGGCCGAGATCTGCGGCGACGCGCAGTTCAACGCCAACCTGCACCCGCCGCTGCTGCGCTGGGAGATCAGCTACCCCACCGGCGAGAGCGGCGCGGCCGAGGAGCAGCTCCGCAGCAGCGACATCTTCGTGGAGCCCGACCCCGAGGACCAGAGCACGCTGCGGCTGCGCCACGGCCCCAGCGGGCGCCGGGTGGTCCCCGTGGACCTGGGCTTCCTGAACCCGCGCATGCGGCCGCCGCTCTACCAGCTCCTCTCGCGCTTCACCCCGCCGGTGACCTTCGGGCCGAACATCCCCGAGTCGCCCGAGCCGCCGCGCCGCGCGGAGCCGAAGCCCGACGTCGGCGCCCAGGCCGAGGCCGACGTGCAGGCGGAGGTCGAGGCGAAGGTGGAGGCCGCTCCCCGGGTCGGCCCGCCCGACGCGGAGGGCCCCGCCCCGGACGTCGCCGCCGCGCCCGTCGCCGTGGAGCCCGCTCCCGCCGAGGCCGGGGCGGACGCGGCGCCGGCCGCCGCCGGGGCGCCTGCAGAGGGCGCCTCCGCCGGGCCGCCGCCGCCCGCGCCGCCGCCTCCCACGGTGCAGGTGCGCCCGCGGGTGACCTACGGCGGGAGCCTGGTGCTGTCGCGGCGCCGCTGGCTGGTGCCGAAGCCGCTCTTTCCGCAGCGCGAGGCGCACGAGAGCGCGGCCGACTTCTTCGTGCGCGCCAACCGCTGGCGGCTGGAGCACGGCATCCCCGAGACCTGCTACGTGCGCATCATGCCGCTCCCCGACCCGCCGCAGCCGAAGCCCGGCCAGCCGGCGCAGGCGGCCGCGGAGGAGCAGCCTCAGCCGGCGATGGAGGCGGAGCTGCCGGGCTACGACGCCCCCGTGGCCGAGGGGGCCGACGAGCACGAGGAGCACGACGAGCACGAGGAGGAGCAGGCGCCCGCCGCGGTCGCCGAAGGCGAGGGCGGCGAGGCGCAGGCGGAGGGCGAGGCGAAAGCGGAGGGCGAAGCCGGGGGCGAGGCGAAGCAGCCGCCGAAGCCGCGCACGCAGGGGTCGCGCGACCTGCACAAGCCGCAGTTCATGGACTTCGGCAACCCGCTGCTGGTGGGGTTGCTGGGGAAGATGGCGGCCAACCTGAAGAACTACAGCGTGAACTTCGAGGAGCGGCTCCCCGGCCGCGAGGCGCTGGCCCGCGACG
This window of the Longimicrobium sp. genome carries:
- a CDS encoding lantibiotic dehydratase, whose protein sequence is MSEPWQDDSPEPGAGQAGARFVCRVSGAPADPVDELRAARTLELLARLAEVEDRLHERRETVSQLLFEAIGAATEKPLRNRLITLKRELYNLRPLSREKTDEALALLPADASSEVGAFAADLAERGRIDAELRETYAREAAELRGRFRSLLDDADFRKGLMISSRSLYASLPRYREAKGELSGKDEKTERGLLRYYTRMAMKATPFSTFCAIISGTFTEPDGGGALLRFEGDPREKTSYVRINKLLYGILLDHLKERQAVRHALQVELNPTLREEKGRLVYLTAIQSREVFQRMANNEVLELIINSFRGLGKPTLGELIGALASDPQIEASPEEAEAYLDKLIEIGFLRFHTGIREQDADWDHPFRALLGRIDDDHARQSAELLVKVREATEAYATAGVEERARLIEEMHALINAAIEAMEIKGRLRRDMPFYEDATSPARAAVPLTEGVRRTLGLFQEWARLTSRVAWPRGEQATMRHFFDTYYGEAKSVPLLVFYEDFYREHFKAHVEKEAKLRAGVDREQLQGYNVGNPFELDFIKRLGEARDRLGETIRERWKADPGAEEITIAAADVERALEGVETTSGVVRSMGSFVTLSPGADGGDPVMVLQGGSYTAGYGKYFSRFLYMLPDEMQEQVRRENAALTGEYLAEICGDAQFNANLHPPLLRWEISYPTGESGAAEEQLRSSDIFVEPDPEDQSTLRLRHGPSGRRVVPVDLGFLNPRMRPPLYQLLSRFTPPVTFGPNIPESPEPPRRAEPKPDVGAQAEADVQAEVEAKVEAAPRVGPPDAEGPAPDVAAAPVAVEPAPAEAGADAAPAAAGAPAEGASAGPPPPAPPPPTVQVRPRVTYGGSLVLSRRRWLVPKPLFPQREAHESAADFFVRANRWRLEHGIPETCYVRIMPLPDPPQPKPGQPAQAAAEEQPQPAMEAELPGYDAPVAEGADEHEEHDEHEEEQAPAAVAEGEGGEAQAEGEAKAEGEAGGEAKQPPKPRTQGSRDLHKPQFMDFGNPLLVGLLGKMAANLKNYSVNFEERLPGREALARDGSGASFATELVVQVHFPAGTASPAGALSGEGDHAGVA